In Desulfovibrio sp. 86, the following proteins share a genomic window:
- a CDS encoding ParB/Srx family N-terminal domain-containing protein, which translates to MRDKFELLPNIPVSNIQLDTNNFRIGTAANQRDCIGLMFVDKRAEHMIALAKDIAERGLSPNPIVVVKNDKGGFTVKDGNRRVTALKLLNNPSEAPDNYKATFSALSENANAIISESINCYLTDEDTALSFMELSHLGFQGGIGQIKWGSNEKDNLNEFKGVKLQNNVARAVLTYLKSIGIPETDNIKITIFQRLFQDKDVRDLIGIEWENEILSFSADEESVANILTEIFLDFTERGSTTLKIFTDKDRLKYINELFARGVPKPKPADTEVGSSSKQNTSEQGELAGTSESNGAVKASKPLHAPDNAACPAAKPSWDRKNLIPKRCRLGIPKSATKASNIAHELSHGIEVKKAPNAAAVLLRLLIEFSIDNYISNHDIAVPKDKDKLYFKASKVAEDLSKGSYINQKEFENLNKLSQNDAIFSAHTLNAWVHHSHYSPDPQTLCTFWENIEKFISLCWTK; encoded by the coding sequence ATGAGAGATAAATTTGAATTGTTGCCCAATATTCCTGTTTCAAACATCCAGCTTGATACGAATAATTTTCGAATTGGTACAGCTGCCAATCAACGTGATTGTATTGGGTTAATGTTTGTAGATAAAAGAGCTGAGCACATGATAGCTCTAGCAAAAGACATTGCCGAACGTGGACTATCACCAAATCCTATTGTTGTTGTTAAAAATGATAAAGGTGGCTTTACTGTAAAAGACGGTAACAGAAGAGTCACCGCCCTTAAGCTTTTAAATAATCCATCAGAGGCACCAGATAATTATAAGGCAACTTTTTCAGCGCTTTCAGAAAATGCAAACGCTATAATCAGTGAATCTATCAACTGTTATCTCACAGATGAAGACACAGCGCTTTCTTTTATGGAGCTTTCTCACCTTGGCTTTCAAGGTGGCATTGGGCAAATCAAATGGGGCTCAAATGAAAAAGATAACCTTAATGAATTTAAAGGTGTAAAGCTTCAAAATAATGTTGCGCGAGCAGTACTAACATACCTCAAAAGTATAGGGATTCCTGAAACAGATAACATCAAGATAACAATCTTCCAACGCCTTTTTCAAGACAAAGACGTAAGGGACTTGATTGGTATAGAATGGGAAAATGAAATTCTATCCTTTAGTGCAGATGAAGAATCAGTTGCCAACATACTCACCGAAATATTTTTAGATTTTACAGAACGCGGGAGCACCACCCTTAAAATCTTTACTGATAAAGACAGACTCAAGTACATTAATGAGCTTTTTGCACGAGGAGTCCCCAAGCCCAAGCCGGCAGACACAGAGGTTGGTTCCAGTTCAAAACAAAACACATCAGAGCAAGGTGAACTGGCTGGCACTTCCGAATCGAACGGAGCAGTTAAAGCGAGTAAGCCGCTACATGCACCTGACAATGCTGCCTGCCCTGCTGCAAAACCATCGTGGGATCGAAAAAATTTAATCCCCAAACGTTGTCGCCTTGGAATACCGAAATCCGCCACAAAAGCATCAAATATCGCCCATGAACTATCGCACGGCATTGAAGTAAAAAAAGCGCCCAACGCTGCAGCGGTGTTACTACGACTGTTGATTGAATTTTCAATTGACAATTACATAAGCAATCACGATATCGCTGTACCAAAAGACAAAGATAAATTATACTTTAAGGCCAGTAAAGTCGCTGAAGACCTATCAAAAGGCAGCTACATAAATCAAAAAGAATTCGAAAATTTGAATAAGCTAAGCCAAAATGATGCCATCTTTTCCGCGCATACGCTGAATGCGTGGGTTCATCACTCCCATTACTCACCAGACCCGCAAACCCTTTGCACATTTTGGGAGAATATTGAAAAATTCATCAGTCTTTGTTGGACAAAATAG
- a CDS encoding DNA adenine methylase has protein sequence MAFYTPLRYPGGKGKLAPFIQDIYTANNLSDGTYVEPYAGGAAVALKLLLEGYAWNIVINDIDKRVYSFWWCVLNNTEGLCQQIRDCRVDMETWHQQKEIYTNFKNYSVEEVGFATFFLNRTNRSGILCGGVIGGKNQTGNYKIDARFNKSDLISRIQLIAKYKCRIKLYNKDALQLVQELNPNFDDKTLVYFDPPYYVKGKMLYQNFYTPEDHSALAQFIKGSKHPWIVTYDNIEEIKKLYEDINNVEFDISYYANKERPRGKEIMFFNNIKIPCIPYTRKIDFIKNAV, from the coding sequence ATGGCATTTTACACACCACTGCGGTACCCTGGCGGCAAGGGTAAGCTTGCCCCATTTATCCAAGACATCTACACTGCCAACAATTTGAGCGACGGCACATATGTTGAGCCGTATGCCGGTGGTGCTGCAGTGGCCTTGAAGCTTTTGCTGGAAGGATACGCTTGGAATATCGTCATCAACGACATAGATAAGCGTGTATATTCTTTTTGGTGGTGCGTCCTCAATAACACCGAAGGGCTATGCCAGCAGATTCGAGACTGCCGCGTTGATATGGAAACATGGCATCAGCAAAAAGAAATTTATACTAACTTCAAAAATTACTCCGTTGAGGAAGTAGGCTTTGCAACCTTTTTCCTAAACAGGACAAATCGCTCTGGCATTCTTTGTGGTGGAGTAATTGGTGGGAAAAACCAGACTGGCAATTATAAAATAGATGCAAGATTTAACAAAAGCGATCTCATTTCAAGAATACAATTAATTGCAAAGTACAAATGCAGAATTAAACTTTACAACAAAGATGCTTTACAACTGGTGCAGGAATTAAACCCAAATTTTGATGATAAAACTTTGGTATATTTTGACCCACCATATTATGTTAAGGGAAAAATGTTGTATCAAAACTTTTATACACCAGAAGACCATAGTGCACTTGCCCAGTTCATCAAAGGCTCTAAGCATCCATGGATTGTCACATATGACAATATAGAAGAAATTAAAAAGCTATACGAAGACATAAATAACGTAGAATTTGATATTTCATACTATGCAAACAAAGAACGGCCACGTGGAAAAGAAATCATGTTTTTTAATAACATAAAAATACCTTGCATACCATATACACGAAAGATAGATTTTATTAAAAATGCAGTATAA
- a CDS encoding helix-turn-helix domain-containing protein — MARKNTNLPYDRAADGARVNVKRASELLNCSSSWVYKLVESGKLKAFRIGNRKGLQITVRSIEGYMAGQAVEN; from the coding sequence ATGGCCCGCAAGAATACCAACCTACCCTACGACAGAGCCGCCGACGGCGCACGCGTGAACGTGAAACGGGCGTCTGAACTGCTGAACTGTTCAAGCTCATGGGTCTATAAGCTGGTGGAAAGCGGAAAGCTTAAGGCCTTCCGCATCGGTAATCGCAAGGGCTTGCAGATTACCGTGCGGAGCATTGAGGGGTATATGGCGGGTCAGGCGGTGGAAAATTAA